Proteins found in one Amycolatopsis aidingensis genomic segment:
- a CDS encoding S1 family peptidase, protein MRPFRLLPLLLATVLALLLGTPSTALGAPQRAPLGGGMTLYSEGTSRCTTSFAATDRWPGEWYLIAGGGCGRPGDMVGDGDRVVGMVIAAEIGGTVIHVTNTTDWELVPWIPGPGRRIALTGSAEAPVGSAVCRAGGTTGWHCGTIQAKNQTIVYPDGQVHGVTRTSVCAEPGDGGAPFVQRDQAQGVLLGGSGNCASGGSSYFLPLNPILKRYGLMLFTG, encoded by the coding sequence ATGCGCCCCTTCCGTTTACTCCCCCTGCTCCTCGCGACCGTGCTCGCCCTGCTGCTCGGCACCCCGTCGACCGCGCTCGGCGCCCCGCAACGCGCCCCGCTCGGCGGCGGGATGACCCTGTACTCCGAAGGGACCTCCCGCTGCACCACCTCGTTCGCGGCCACCGATCGCTGGCCCGGCGAGTGGTACCTGATCGCAGGCGGCGGCTGCGGCCGGCCCGGCGACATGGTCGGCGACGGTGACCGGGTGGTCGGCATGGTGATCGCGGCGGAGATCGGGGGCACCGTCATCCACGTCACCAACACCACCGACTGGGAGCTCGTACCGTGGATTCCCGGCCCCGGTAGGCGGATCGCCCTCACCGGGTCGGCCGAGGCACCGGTCGGTTCCGCGGTGTGCCGCGCGGGCGGCACCACGGGCTGGCACTGCGGCACGATCCAGGCGAAGAACCAGACCATCGTCTACCCCGATGGGCAGGTGCACGGCGTGACCAGGACGAGCGTCTGTGCCGAACCCGGTGACGGGGGCGCCCCGTTCGTCCAGCGTGACCAGGCCCAGGGCGTGCTGCTCGGCGGATCGGGCAACTGCGCCAGTGGCGGCAGCAGCTACTTCCTTCCGCTGAACCCGATCCTGAAGCGGTACGGGCTGATGCTGTTCACCGGCTGA
- a CDS encoding DUF6542 domain-containing protein, which translates to MTAAPISDSSAVHPRTPLQIPTLAALALLALFAGIGLWPDAERPGWVFGVWLTGGALAAAALVRPVGLWTIIPAPAPVTLLLVLLTTLWRGTRESWTGKGFLAEAGTSFALTFPSLAIACTAGIGVAGVRTLRRSRGGAQNR; encoded by the coding sequence GTGACAGCCGCGCCGATATCCGACAGCTCCGCTGTTCATCCACGCACGCCACTGCAGATCCCGACCCTCGCCGCGCTCGCGTTGCTGGCGCTGTTCGCGGGAATCGGCCTGTGGCCGGATGCCGAACGCCCGGGATGGGTGTTCGGGGTATGGCTGACCGGCGGCGCCCTCGCCGCCGCCGCACTGGTACGCCCGGTGGGGTTGTGGACGATCATCCCGGCGCCCGCGCCGGTAACGCTGCTGCTGGTGCTGCTGACCACGCTCTGGCGGGGGACCCGGGAATCGTGGACGGGAAAGGGATTCCTGGCCGAAGCGGGGACCTCCTTCGCGTTGACCTTCCCCTCGCTCGCCATCGCCTGCACGGCCGGCATCGGCGTGGCCGGGGTGCGGACCCTCCGCCGAAGCCGGGGCGGAGCGCAGAACCGGTGA
- the cimA gene encoding citramalate synthase, which produces MTRTEPAGTPLGDDFHLYDTTLRDGAQREGISYSVTDKLAVARLLDELGVGFIEGGWPGALPKDTEFFARAAEELLLKHAVLVAFGSTRKADVAAADDAQVRALLDSGAPVVTLVAKSDRRHIERALRVDVDTACAMVRDTVSFLVGEGRRVFLDAEHFFDGYAHDPDTALRVLDAAGEGGADVAVLCDTNGGQLPLGLAETVREVAARTGLRLGIHCQDDTSCAVANSVAAVQAGATHVQCTANGYGERAGNADLFAVTGNLVTKLGMEVLPTGGAAELTRVSHALAEIANIAPDTHQAYVGASAFAHKAGLHASAIKVDPLLYNHIDPTSVGNDMRVLVTEMAGRASLELKGRELGVDLAGQPGALTSAVDKVKRLEARGWSFEAADASLELLLRREVQGPDRDVLDEPPFVLESYRVVLDHRADGEVISEATVKVHVGGERVIATAEGNGPVHALDAALRKALSPHLSWLDTVELADYKVRILPGHPGTDAVTRVLVETSDGQCEWTTVGVHENIVEASWLALCDALVHKAMRQRQPAGSSVSR; this is translated from the coding sequence GTGACTCGCACGGAACCGGCAGGCACCCCCCTCGGCGACGACTTCCACCTCTACGACACCACCCTGCGCGACGGCGCGCAGCGGGAGGGGATCTCGTACTCGGTGACCGACAAGCTCGCGGTCGCCAGGCTGCTCGACGAGCTCGGTGTGGGCTTCATCGAGGGTGGCTGGCCGGGCGCGCTGCCGAAGGACACCGAGTTCTTCGCCCGTGCGGCCGAGGAACTGCTGCTCAAGCACGCCGTGCTGGTCGCCTTCGGCTCCACCCGTAAGGCCGACGTCGCCGCCGCCGACGACGCACAGGTGCGGGCGCTGCTGGACTCGGGCGCGCCGGTGGTGACGCTGGTGGCCAAATCGGACCGCAGGCATATCGAGCGCGCGCTGCGGGTCGATGTGGACACCGCCTGCGCGATGGTCCGGGACACGGTCTCCTTCCTGGTGGGCGAGGGGCGCAGGGTGTTCCTGGACGCCGAGCACTTCTTCGACGGCTACGCCCACGATCCGGACACCGCGCTGCGGGTACTGGACGCCGCGGGCGAGGGTGGTGCCGACGTTGCCGTGCTGTGCGACACCAACGGCGGGCAGCTGCCGCTCGGGCTGGCCGAGACCGTGCGCGAGGTCGCCGCGCGCACCGGGCTGCGGCTCGGAATCCACTGCCAGGACGACACCTCCTGTGCGGTGGCGAACAGCGTCGCCGCCGTACAGGCCGGTGCGACCCACGTGCAGTGCACCGCGAACGGTTACGGGGAACGGGCAGGCAATGCCGACCTGTTCGCCGTAACGGGAAACCTGGTGACCAAGCTCGGCATGGAGGTGCTGCCCACCGGCGGCGCGGCCGAGCTGACCCGCGTCTCCCATGCCCTTGCCGAAATCGCGAACATCGCCCCCGACACCCACCAGGCCTACGTCGGGGCTTCGGCCTTCGCCCACAAGGCGGGGCTGCACGCGAGCGCGATCAAGGTGGATCCGTTGCTGTACAACCACATCGATCCCACCTCCGTCGGCAATGACATGCGGGTCCTGGTCACCGAAATGGCCGGCAGGGCCAGCCTCGAACTCAAGGGACGTGAGCTCGGGGTTGACCTCGCCGGCCAGCCGGGCGCGCTGACCAGCGCGGTGGACAAGGTGAAACGCCTCGAGGCGCGGGGCTGGTCCTTCGAGGCCGCCGACGCCTCCCTGGAGCTGTTGCTGCGCAGGGAGGTGCAGGGCCCGGACCGGGACGTGCTGGACGAGCCGCCGTTCGTGCTGGAGTCCTACCGGGTGGTGCTGGACCACCGTGCGGACGGCGAGGTGATCTCCGAGGCCACCGTCAAGGTGCACGTCGGCGGCGAGCGGGTGATCGCCACCGCCGAGGGGAACGGACCGGTGCACGCGCTGGACGCCGCGCTGCGCAAGGCACTCAGCCCGCACCTGTCCTGGTTGGACACCGTGGAACTGGCGGACTACAAGGTGCGGATCCTGCCAGGGCACCCCGGCACCGACGCGGTCACCAGGGTGCTGGTGGAGACCTCGGATGGGCAGTGCGAGTGGACCACCGTCGGCGTGCACGAGAACATCGTCGAGGCCAGCTGGCTGGCGCTGTGCGACGCCCTGGTGCACAAGGCGATGCGGCAGCGCCAGCCTGCCGGGAGTTCGGTCAGCCGGTGA
- a CDS encoding LCP family protein, translated as MRRQWWMVVTRVLARSVWIVLSAVLLAVAGISWATYEDLDEGLRRSRAIGPDAPRSSGGAVNILLLGLTTRLDLDGSELPDRELGRLHAGESDRGGYNANTLMLVHVPGDGSRATALSIPRDTVVDLVGVPGEEPRGKIKEAYGRAKASAEQRLLAEGVVEPAELEHRGREAGRAAQIATVREFLDVPIDHFGELSMISFYRLTRNLGGVEVCLNEATKDRFSGADFAAGRQRLDAAQALAFVRQRHGLAGGDISRTRRQQAYIAAIMHKLRDEGQLASIATVRALVRTAKENIVLDEDWDLLDFARQAPSLTGGNVLYHTLPIADRATVRRIVTELIGTPEGGPTPPTSTPPPEPPTTPPPDPHGIPCVD; from the coding sequence GTGCGCCGTCAGTGGTGGATGGTCGTCACCAGGGTGCTGGCCCGGTCGGTCTGGATCGTGCTGTCCGCGGTGCTGCTCGCGGTCGCCGGGATCTCCTGGGCCACCTACGAGGATCTGGACGAGGGGCTGCGGCGCTCACGGGCGATCGGCCCGGACGCGCCGCGCTCCTCCGGCGGCGCGGTGAACATCCTGTTGCTGGGCCTGACCACCCGGCTGGATCTGGACGGGAGCGAACTCCCGGACCGGGAGCTGGGCAGGTTGCACGCCGGGGAAAGCGACCGCGGCGGGTACAACGCGAACACCCTGATGCTGGTGCACGTCCCCGGCGACGGCTCGCGCGCGACCGCGCTGTCGATTCCCCGGGACACCGTGGTGGACCTGGTCGGGGTGCCGGGGGAGGAACCCCGGGGCAAGATCAAGGAGGCGTACGGCCGGGCGAAGGCGAGCGCGGAACAGCGTCTGCTCGCCGAGGGCGTGGTGGAGCCTGCGGAGCTGGAGCATCGCGGCAGGGAGGCCGGCCGGGCCGCGCAGATCGCCACGGTGCGAGAGTTCCTTGACGTACCGATCGACCACTTCGGCGAGCTGAGCATGATCAGTTTCTACCGGCTGACCAGGAACCTCGGCGGGGTCGAGGTATGCCTGAACGAGGCCACAAAGGACAGATTCTCCGGTGCGGACTTCGCAGCGGGCCGCCAGCGGCTGGACGCGGCCCAGGCGCTGGCCTTCGTACGGCAACGGCACGGCCTCGCCGGTGGCGACATCAGCCGCACCCGGCGGCAGCAGGCCTATATCGCGGCGATCATGCACAAGCTGCGCGACGAGGGGCAGCTCGCCAGTATCGCCACCGTCCGGGCGCTGGTGCGGACCGCGAAGGAGAACATCGTCCTGGACGAGGACTGGGACCTGCTGGACTTCGCTCGCCAGGCCCCGAGCCTGACCGGAGGCAACGTCCTTTACCACACCCTGCCGATCGCGGACCGGGCCACGGTCCGGCGGATCGTCACGGAGCTGATCGGCACACCGGAGGGCGGGCCCACGCCCCCGACGAGCACACCGCCACCGGAGCCACCCACCACACCGCCGCCGGACCCCCACGGCATCCCCTGCGTGGACTGA
- a CDS encoding 3-isopropylmalate dehydrogenase, which yields MRLAVIPGDGIGPEVVTEALKVLGEVAPSAEITNYDLGAARWHSTGELLPESVLGELRQHDAILLGAVGDPTVPSGILERGLLLRLRFELDHHVNLRPARLYPGVRGPLADPGEVDMVVVREGTEGPYAGNGGLLRKDTEHEIATEVSVNTAFGVRRVVTDAFNRAEERPRKHLTLLHKTNVLEYAGSLWSRIVEEVSLEHPDVTVNYSHVDAATIHLVTDPSRFDVIVTDNLFGDIVTDLAAAVTGGIGLAASGNLDISRRNPSMFEPVHGSAPDIAGQGLADPTAAVLSVSLLLDHLGQKEAARRIEASVAFDLATRDQSSPGATHSIGDRLAALVSSNTTRPVP from the coding sequence ATGCGGCTCGCGGTGATCCCAGGTGACGGGATCGGGCCCGAAGTGGTCACCGAGGCGCTCAAGGTGCTCGGTGAGGTCGCGCCGAGCGCGGAGATCACCAACTACGACCTCGGTGCCGCGCGCTGGCACTCAACCGGCGAGCTGCTGCCCGAGTCGGTACTGGGCGAACTTCGGCAGCATGACGCCATCCTGCTCGGCGCGGTGGGTGATCCGACCGTGCCGAGCGGCATCCTGGAGCGCGGGCTGCTGCTGCGCCTGCGGTTCGAACTGGATCACCATGTGAACCTGCGGCCCGCCCGGCTGTACCCCGGCGTGCGCGGCCCGCTGGCCGACCCCGGCGAGGTCGACATGGTCGTCGTCCGGGAGGGCACCGAGGGGCCGTACGCGGGCAACGGTGGCCTGCTGCGCAAGGACACCGAGCACGAGATCGCGACCGAGGTCAGCGTGAACACGGCCTTCGGCGTCCGGCGGGTGGTGACCGACGCCTTCAACCGGGCCGAGGAACGCCCGCGCAAGCATCTGACCCTGCTGCACAAGACCAACGTGCTGGAGTACGCGGGATCGTTGTGGTCCCGGATCGTGGAGGAGGTGTCGCTGGAACATCCGGACGTGACGGTGAACTACTCGCACGTGGACGCCGCCACGATCCACCTGGTGACCGACCCGTCCCGGTTCGACGTGATCGTCACCGACAACCTGTTCGGCGACATCGTCACCGACCTGGCGGCCGCGGTGACCGGCGGCATCGGACTCGCCGCGAGCGGGAACCTCGACATCTCCCGGCGCAACCCGAGCATGTTCGAACCGGTGCACGGCAGCGCGCCGGACATCGCAGGGCAGGGGCTCGCCGACCCCACCGCCGCGGTGCTGTCGGTGTCCCTGCTGCTGGACCACCTCGGCCAGAAGGAGGCCGCGCGCCGGATCGAGGCCTCGGTCGCCTTCGACCTCGCCACCAGGGACCAGTCCTCGCCGGGGGCCACGCACTCGATCGGCGACCGCCTCGCCGCCCTCGTCTCCTCGAACACCACCCGCCCCGTCCCCTGA
- a CDS encoding S8 family serine peptidase, whose translation MSRIRVPGWGTRSSVAVITAALAAALTAVPSASAQPERPLAESVPPAGIDAAGLQDKLSPRLAAAQGRTTAFVELAKQPAVDAFNAQRARGAGKEQAKRAARAARRETAGAVDAVLGQLRSLDAATELVTETVNAVPGAVVTADAAKLREIAQRTDVVSVRTVVPKKRTNSGAIQLTRTLNAWQQTGRFGEGIRIGIIDDGVDYTHAAFGGPGTKAAYQAIDRTKVEASYFPTAKVVGGTDLVGDDYDSAGDEGSPTPRPDPNPISCGSHGTHVAGTAGGFGVNADGSTFTGDYAELTAEDVERMRIGPGTAPKALLYAIKVFGCHGSTSVTSQALDWALDPDGDGDFTDHLDLVNLSLGSDYGAPDDPDSLFVRKLAANGVLPVFSGGNGGDLYDIGGSPGNTPEALTVASSRDASVLRDAAEVTAPAGQAGPQPGQFSQNYTGYDELDRTRPVVAIPAGNTDGCRPFSAEDKAAVAGRFVWLEWDDNDATRACGSTARTNNAEAAGAEGVLLSSTLEHFSAGIAGNENIPVFQLTGTATGALRPALEAGTLEVRLSGQGRAALQTHDESIVDTPSGFTSRGVRGPSVKPDVAAPGDTITSALSGSGSGRTVLSGTSMAAPHTAGIAALIRQAHPDWSVEEVKAAVINTAGHDLHDARGNTYAPQRVGAGRVDTMAALENQVLAYVQDDPGAVSATFGTVQAAGPVALTKTIKVVNKGVRPATFGVSYQGVTKLPGVRYELSTDTVRLSPRGIARVRVTLRIEDPGALRKVIDPTMATEQSGLARQFLADASGRVTFTPREGATVGLRVPVYAAPKPVSAITTPRALRFHGRQSQAVLNLGGRGVVQGSGSQAYRSLISVFQLQARSGRLPECRGNSGRNCTINDTAKGGDLRYVGATSTAPLARQQGSPADSMLAFGLATWSDWANLGSNTIPFVDIDTTGDGEPDFESYVTKAPATDVLLVNTVDLRKPGFPSVDVQPVNGQLGDLDTNVFDTNVVVLPVRIAALGIDPAAESHRISYTAGTVGYYSAPGHDLIDSIGEPVSIDALAPAYTVQGGGDPALSYLARPGTALVVNRNPAAARQDTVLGLLTLNHHNASGQRAGVVRVRATGPSGR comes from the coding sequence ATGAGTCGGATTCGCGTACCCGGGTGGGGCACGCGGTCGTCAGTGGCGGTCATCACGGCCGCGCTGGCGGCCGCGCTCACCGCGGTGCCGAGTGCTTCCGCGCAGCCGGAGCGGCCGCTGGCCGAATCCGTCCCGCCTGCCGGGATCGATGCGGCCGGGCTGCAGGACAAGCTCTCCCCGCGGCTGGCGGCGGCACAGGGCCGGACGACGGCCTTCGTCGAGCTGGCCAAGCAGCCCGCGGTGGACGCGTTCAACGCGCAGCGGGCCAGGGGCGCAGGCAAGGAACAGGCCAAGCGGGCCGCGCGGGCGGCGAGGCGGGAGACCGCGGGGGCGGTGGACGCGGTCCTCGGCCAGCTGCGCTCACTGGACGCCGCGACCGAGCTGGTCACCGAAACCGTGAACGCCGTGCCGGGCGCGGTGGTGACAGCCGACGCGGCCAAGCTCAGGGAGATCGCCCAGCGTACGGATGTCGTCTCGGTGCGGACCGTGGTCCCCAAGAAGCGCACCAACAGCGGGGCGATCCAGCTCACCAGGACGCTGAACGCCTGGCAGCAGACCGGCCGCTTCGGCGAGGGCATCCGGATCGGGATCATCGACGACGGCGTCGACTACACGCACGCCGCCTTCGGCGGGCCCGGCACCAAGGCGGCCTACCAGGCGATCGACCGGACCAAGGTCGAGGCATCCTACTTCCCGACCGCCAAGGTGGTCGGCGGCACCGACCTGGTCGGTGACGACTACGACTCCGCGGGTGACGAGGGCTCGCCGACCCCGCGACCGGATCCCAACCCGATCTCCTGCGGCAGCCACGGCACGCATGTGGCAGGCACCGCGGGCGGTTTCGGGGTGAACGCCGACGGCAGCACCTTCACCGGTGACTACGCCGAGCTGACCGCCGAGGACGTCGAGCGGATGCGAATCGGGCCGGGCACGGCGCCGAAGGCGCTGCTGTACGCCATCAAGGTGTTCGGCTGCCACGGTTCCACCAGCGTCACCTCGCAGGCGCTGGACTGGGCACTGGATCCGGACGGGGACGGGGACTTCACCGACCACCTCGACCTGGTGAACCTGTCCCTCGGCAGCGACTACGGCGCCCCGGACGACCCGGACTCGCTGTTCGTGCGCAAGCTGGCTGCCAACGGGGTGCTGCCGGTGTTCTCCGGCGGCAACGGCGGGGACCTCTACGACATCGGCGGTTCGCCCGGCAACACCCCGGAGGCGCTGACCGTGGCCAGCAGCCGCGACGCCTCGGTGCTGCGGGACGCCGCCGAGGTCACCGCGCCGGCCGGGCAGGCTGGACCGCAGCCGGGGCAGTTCAGCCAGAACTACACCGGCTACGACGAGCTGGACCGCACCCGGCCGGTGGTGGCGATCCCTGCGGGCAACACGGACGGATGCCGACCGTTCTCCGCCGAGGACAAGGCCGCCGTCGCGGGCAGGTTCGTCTGGCTGGAATGGGACGACAACGACGCCACCCGGGCCTGTGGCTCCACGGCCCGCACCAACAACGCCGAGGCCGCCGGTGCCGAGGGTGTGCTGCTGTCCTCCACCCTGGAGCACTTCTCCGCTGGTATCGCGGGTAACGAGAACATCCCCGTTTTCCAGCTCACCGGCACCGCCACCGGCGCCCTGCGCCCCGCACTGGAGGCAGGCACCCTGGAGGTCCGGCTCAGCGGGCAGGGCAGGGCCGCGCTGCAGACCCATGACGAGTCCATCGTGGACACCCCGAGCGGGTTCACCTCGCGGGGCGTGCGCGGGCCGAGCGTCAAACCGGATGTGGCCGCGCCGGGAGACACCATCACCTCGGCGTTGTCCGGCAGCGGCAGCGGCCGCACCGTGCTGTCCGGGACCTCGATGGCCGCCCCGCACACCGCCGGGATCGCGGCGCTGATCCGCCAGGCGCACCCGGACTGGTCGGTCGAGGAGGTGAAGGCCGCGGTGATCAACACCGCCGGTCACGATCTGCACGACGCGCGGGGCAACACCTACGCCCCGCAGCGGGTCGGCGCCGGCAGGGTGGACACGATGGCGGCGCTGGAGAACCAGGTGCTGGCCTACGTGCAGGACGACCCGGGGGCGGTGAGCGCGACCTTCGGCACCGTGCAGGCCGCGGGGCCGGTCGCGCTGACCAAGACGATCAAGGTGGTGAACAAGGGTGTCCGCCCGGCCACCTTCGGGGTGTCCTACCAGGGCGTCACCAAACTTCCCGGGGTGCGTTACGAGCTGTCCACCGACACGGTCCGGCTCAGCCCGCGCGGGATCGCCAGGGTCCGGGTGACCCTGCGGATCGAGGACCCAGGCGCGCTGCGCAAGGTGATCGATCCGACGATGGCCACCGAGCAGAGCGGGCTGGCGCGGCAGTTCCTCGCCGACGCCTCCGGCCGGGTGACCTTCACCCCGCGGGAGGGCGCCACGGTCGGCCTGCGGGTCCCGGTGTACGCCGCGCCCAAGCCGGTCTCGGCGATCACCACCCCGCGCGCGCTCCGGTTCCACGGGCGGCAGTCGCAGGCCGTGCTCAACCTCGGCGGCCGCGGCGTGGTCCAGGGGTCGGGCAGCCAGGCGTACCGGTCGCTGATCAGTGTGTTCCAGCTGCAGGCGAGGTCGGGGCGGCTGCCGGAGTGCCGGGGCAACTCCGGGCGCAACTGCACGATCAACGACACCGCCAAGGGCGGCGACCTGCGCTACGTTGGCGCCACCTCCACCGCCCCGCTGGCAAGGCAGCAGGGCAGCCCGGCGGACTCGATGCTCGCCTTCGGCCTCGCCACCTGGAGCGACTGGGCCAACCTCGGCAGCAACACCATCCCGTTCGTGGACATCGACACCACCGGAGACGGCGAACCGGATTTCGAGTCCTATGTGACCAAGGCTCCGGCCACCGACGTGCTGCTGGTGAACACCGTGGACCTGCGTAAGCCGGGCTTCCCCTCGGTGGACGTGCAGCCGGTGAACGGGCAGCTCGGCGATCTGGACACGAACGTGTTCGACACGAACGTCGTGGTGCTGCCGGTGCGGATCGCCGCGCTCGGCATCGACCCCGCCGCGGAGTCGCACCGGATCAGCTACACCGCGGGCACCGTCGGGTACTACAGCGCGCCGGGGCACGACCTGATCGACAGCATCGGGGAGCCGGTGTCCATCGACGCGCTCGCGCCCGCCTACACGGTGCAGGGTGGCGGCGACCCGGCGCTGTCCTACCTGGCCCGTCCCGGTACCGCGCTGGTGGTGAACCGCAACCCGGCCGCCGCGCGGCAGGACACCGTGCTCGGGCTGCTCACCCTGAACCACCACAACGCCTCCGGCCAGCGGGCGGGCGTGGTGCGGGTACGGGCGACCGGCCCGAGCGGGAGATAA
- a CDS encoding glycosyltransferase — MTAVSGRHRVPWTHWVTLALLLALMLGVLTVHAYAGTTNAEPDGTITPSPAGQVLRMEGDRLSGHSLPARTVALTFHGGPDPKWTPKVLDALAARGTHATFFLTGARINEHPGLVRRMVAEGHEVAVTGFRSGDPTTLPGWRLRLELSLAQGALADATGSHTRLFGLPPEPAGRAVQRLGRAGYLLVNADVDGQEPHWEGVGDTVGEIASAAEHGAVVRMRDAGSLTVDAVWATLDVLGRGGYRFTTLSDGLDLADPVVSADGLDRFTGQLLAWAQRNGGALGVLLDVSIAVAAMLAMVRILLQLGLAHTARRLARERALRPEPPPFVPPVSVVVPAHNEAATIVATVRSLVATRYPAEVEIIVVDDGSTDGTAELVHGLALPAVRVLRRANAGKPAALNTGVAAARHEILLMVDADTEFEPETIGHLVRPLADQRVGSVSGNTKVGNRDGLLGRWQHLEYCAGSNLDRQILDALECISTVPGAIGAFRRQALAEVGGVSADTLAEDTDLTIALSRAGWRVSYAQRARAWTEVPGTLSGLYRQRYRWSYGTFQSMWKHRGALVERGRAGRMGRCGLLYLFLYQLVLPLLAPVMDVYVLYGLFIADAPGALVLWTAFLAVQTAGAGYAMRLDGESLRPLWAYPLQQVAYRQLVYLVVIQSLVTALHGTRLRWNSGRSQRAGSETVTS, encoded by the coding sequence ATGACCGCCGTCTCCGGAAGGCACCGGGTGCCCTGGACGCACTGGGTGACCCTGGCCCTGCTGCTGGCTCTGATGCTGGGTGTGCTCACCGTGCACGCCTACGCGGGCACCACCAACGCCGAGCCCGATGGCACCATCACCCCGAGCCCGGCCGGCCAGGTGCTGCGGATGGAAGGTGACCGGCTCAGCGGGCACAGCCTGCCGGCACGCACGGTCGCGCTGACCTTCCACGGCGGACCGGATCCCAAGTGGACACCCAAGGTGCTGGACGCGCTGGCCGCGCGGGGGACGCATGCCACGTTCTTCCTGACCGGCGCGCGGATCAACGAGCACCCCGGCCTGGTGCGGCGGATGGTCGCCGAGGGCCACGAGGTCGCGGTCACCGGATTCCGCTCCGGCGATCCCACCACCCTGCCGGGCTGGCGGCTGCGGCTGGAGCTGTCCCTCGCCCAGGGCGCGCTGGCCGATGCCACCGGATCGCACACCCGGCTGTTCGGGCTGCCGCCGGAGCCGGCGGGGCGGGCGGTGCAGCGGCTCGGTCGCGCGGGGTACCTGCTGGTGAACGCCGATGTCGACGGCCAGGAGCCGCACTGGGAGGGGGTCGGCGACACCGTCGGGGAGATCGCGTCGGCGGCCGAGCACGGCGCGGTCGTGCGGATGCGGGACGCGGGGAGCCTGACCGTGGACGCGGTATGGGCCACGCTCGACGTGCTCGGCAGGGGCGGGTACCGGTTCACCACCCTGTCCGACGGCCTCGACCTTGCGGATCCGGTGGTGTCAGCGGACGGGCTGGACCGCTTCACCGGTCAGCTGCTGGCCTGGGCCCAGCGCAACGGCGGCGCCCTCGGCGTGCTGCTGGACGTCAGCATCGCCGTGGCCGCGATGCTGGCCATGGTGCGGATACTGCTGCAGCTCGGCCTCGCGCACACCGCGCGGCGGCTGGCAAGGGAACGTGCGCTACGGCCGGAGCCGCCCCCGTTCGTCCCGCCGGTCTCGGTGGTGGTGCCCGCGCACAACGAGGCGGCCACCATCGTGGCCACCGTCCGCTCGCTGGTGGCTACCCGCTACCCGGCGGAGGTGGAGATCATCGTGGTCGATGACGGCTCCACCGACGGCACCGCGGAACTGGTGCACGGGCTGGCGCTGCCCGCGGTCCGGGTGCTGCGGAGGGCCAACGCGGGCAAACCCGCCGCGCTCAACACCGGTGTCGCGGCTGCACGGCACGAGATTCTGCTCATGGTGGACGCGGACACCGAGTTCGAGCCGGAGACCATTGGGCACCTCGTGCGGCCGCTGGCCGATCAGCGGGTGGGATCGGTGTCCGGGAACACCAAGGTCGGCAACCGGGACGGCCTGCTGGGGCGGTGGCAGCACCTGGAGTACTGCGCGGGCTCCAACCTCGACCGGCAGATCCTGGACGCGCTGGAGTGCATCTCCACCGTGCCCGGCGCGATCGGCGCCTTCCGCAGGCAGGCACTGGCCGAGGTGGGCGGGGTGAGCGCGGACACCCTCGCCGAGGACACCGACCTCACCATCGCGTTGTCCAGGGCAGGCTGGCGGGTGAGCTACGCGCAGCGGGCCAGGGCCTGGACCGAGGTGCCGGGCACCCTTTCCGGCCTGTACCGGCAGCGGTACCGCTGGTCCTACGGCACGTTCCAGTCGATGTGGAAGCACCGCGGCGCGCTGGTCGAGCGCGGGCGGGCGGGCCGGATGGGCCGGTGCGGACTGCTGTACCTGTTCCTCTACCAGCTGGTGCTGCCCTTGCTGGCCCCGGTGATGGATGTGTACGTGCTGTACGGCCTGTTCATCGCGGACGCCCCCGGCGCGCTGGTGCTGTGGACCGCGTTCCTCGCCGTGCAGACCGCGGGCGCCGGCTACGCGATGCGGCTGGACGGGGAGTCGCTGCGCCCGCTGTGGGCCTACCCGCTACAGCAGGTGGCGTACCGGCAGCTGGTGTACCTGGTGGTGATCCAGTCCCTGGTCACCGCGCTGCACGGCACCCGGCTGCGGTGGAACTCCGGCAGGTCGCAGCGAGCCGGGAGCGAGACGGTCACCTCCTGA